From Streptomyces sp. TLI_105, the proteins below share one genomic window:
- a CDS encoding 5-formyltetrahydrofolate cyclo-ligase, which produces MTSELSEKTVLRSRLLAARAALTPAFLADSAESLARQGMELAELAEAATVAAYVSVGREPGTRALLDALHARGVRVLLPVLLPDNDLDWAAYEGREALAKAGRGLLEPTGPRLGPEAVCAADAVLLPGLAVDGRGMRLGRGGGSYDRVLARLARAGVDPALVVLLYADEVVARVPEEPHDHPVHAVVTPEGVTRFGP; this is translated from the coding sequence ATGACATCCGAGTTGTCCGAAAAGACCGTGCTGCGCAGCCGACTTCTGGCCGCCCGCGCCGCACTGACCCCCGCGTTCCTCGCGGACTCGGCCGAGTCCCTCGCCCGGCAGGGCATGGAACTGGCCGAACTCGCCGAGGCGGCCACCGTCGCCGCCTATGTGTCGGTGGGCCGCGAACCGGGCACGCGCGCGCTGCTCGACGCCCTCCACGCGCGCGGGGTGCGGGTCCTGCTCCCCGTCCTGCTGCCCGACAACGACCTGGACTGGGCGGCGTACGAGGGGCGCGAGGCGCTGGCGAAGGCCGGCCGCGGCCTCCTCGAACCGACCGGGCCCCGGCTCGGCCCCGAGGCGGTGTGCGCCGCCGACGCCGTGCTGCTGCCCGGTCTCGCTGTCGACGGGCGCGGGATGCGGCTGGGGCGGGGCGGCGGCTCGTACGACCGGGTCCTCGCCCGGCTCGCACGCGCGGGCGTGGATCCGGCCCTGGTGGTGCTCCTCTACGCGGACGAGGTGGTCGCCCGGGTCCCGGAGGAACCGCACGACCACCCCGTGCACGCGGTGGTGACCCCGGAGGGGGTCACCCGCTTCGGCCCCTGA
- the galU gene encoding UTP--glucose-1-phosphate uridylyltransferase GalU — protein MNQSLPRLGRISKAVIPAAGLGTRFLPATKATPKEMLPVVDKPAIQYVVEEAVAAGLSDVLMITGRNKRPLEDHFDRNYELEEALIRKGDGERLSKVQESSDLATMHYVRQGAPRGLGHAVLCAAPHVGDQPFAVLLGDDLIDPRDPLLARMVEVQEREGGSVIALMEVEPAQIHLYGCAAVEATADSDVVKVTDLVEKPDPGEAPSNYAIIGRYVLDPAVFDTLRETEPGRGGEIQLTDALQKLASDEKIGGPVHGVVFKGRRYDTGDRGDYLRAIVRLACEREDLGPDFRAWLRRYVSEEM, from the coding sequence ATGAATCAGTCGCTCCCCAGGCTCGGCCGGATCAGCAAGGCTGTCATCCCCGCCGCCGGTCTCGGCACCCGCTTCCTTCCGGCGACCAAGGCGACGCCGAAGGAGATGCTGCCGGTCGTCGACAAGCCGGCGATCCAGTACGTCGTCGAGGAGGCCGTCGCGGCCGGGCTCTCGGACGTTCTGATGATCACCGGCCGGAACAAGCGTCCCCTGGAGGACCACTTCGACCGGAACTACGAGCTGGAGGAAGCTCTGATCCGGAAGGGCGACGGGGAGCGCCTCTCCAAGGTCCAGGAGTCCAGCGACCTGGCCACCATGCACTACGTCCGCCAGGGCGCCCCGCGCGGCCTCGGCCACGCCGTGCTCTGCGCCGCCCCGCACGTCGGCGACCAGCCCTTCGCGGTGCTCCTCGGCGACGACCTGATCGACCCGCGCGACCCGCTGCTCGCGCGGATGGTGGAGGTCCAGGAGCGGGAGGGCGGCAGCGTCATCGCCCTGATGGAGGTCGAGCCCGCGCAGATCCACCTCTACGGCTGCGCGGCGGTCGAGGCGACCGCCGACTCGGACGTCGTGAAGGTGACGGACCTGGTCGAGAAGCCGGATCCGGGCGAGGCGCCCAGCAATTACGCGATCATCGGCCGTTATGTACTGGATCCGGCCGTTTTCGATACGCTGCGGGAGACCGAGCCGGGCCGCGGCGGCGAGATCCAGCTGACCGACGCGCTGCAGAAACTCGCCTCGGACGAGAAGATCGGCGGCCCGGTGCACGGCGTCGTGTTCAAGGGGCGCCGCTATGACACCGGTGACCGCGGGGACTATCTGCGTGCCATTGTCAGACTCGCGTGCGAACGTGAAGATCTGGGACCGGACTTCCGGGCCTGGCTCCGGAGATACGTCAGCGAGGAGATGTAG